From Mytilus edulis chromosome 8, xbMytEdul2.2, whole genome shotgun sequence, one genomic window encodes:
- the LOC139485944 gene encoding heat shock 70 kDa protein 4-like, with the protein MAVGFDIGNSSCFVAVLRQDGDGSIDNEYSPRNTPAFISFNEKNRSIGVSGKDQCITNLKNTVSVFKRFIGRKFTDPFVQQELADFPKPYKVEQGKNGEILIKVHYLEGEQQFTPEQMMAALLTKLKQISKARLKTKVVDVVVSVPTFFTDIERRAMLNSCEVAGLNCLKVMNDSTAAALGYGFYKQDLPAETEKAKNVVFVDIGYCSLQVAIVAFHKTKLKVLATNFDPCLGGRNFDKILADYFQQDLKERYKVDAGKNMKARLRLETECERLKKLMSAITQSIPISIDCFMEEKNVTVTLDRTQFDELSAGLLQRIETVFQTLLENSKMSTSDLAAVEIVGGSSRVPSIKSLVQKVFGIVPSTTLNADEAVARGCSLQNAILNPAFRVRDFSINDAQPYSITLSWQPTTEEDSAMELYPKNHMIPMSKVLTFYRTEPFQLMAKYTHKNDVPIPDTNIGKFQVSKIEKPKNEDSAKVKVKVRVNQNGIFTVNSATLSETIEQEEQDAKSEEKKKKKVLKIDLPIEAWVPEMSKKEINELIKKEKLMVLQDKLEKERADAYN; encoded by the exons ATGGCGGTCGGTTTTGATATTGGTAACAGTTCCTGTTTCGTTGCTGTATTGAGACAAGATGGGGACGGATCAATAGACAATGAATACAGTCCAAGGAATACACC GGCCTTTATTTCCTTTAATGAAAAGAACAGAAGCATTGGTGTCTCAGGCAAGGATCAAtgtattacaaatttaaaaaatacagtaTCTGTTTTCAAGAGGTTCATTGGTAGAAAGTTCACAGACCCCTTTGTGCAACAAGAGCTAGCTGATTTTCCCAAACCTTATAAGGTGGAACAGGGAAAGAATGGAGAAATATTAATCAAG GTTCACTATCTTGAAGGTGAACAGCAGTTCACCCCAGAACAGATGATGGCAGCTCTGTTGACGAAGTTAAAGCAGATATCAAAAGCTAGACTGAAGACTAAGGTCGTAGATGTGGTGGTATCT gTACCCACATTTTTCACAGATATAGAAAGAAGAGCTATGTTAAATTCATGTGAGGTAGCTGGACTGAATTGCTTGAAGGTCATGAATGATTCAACAGCAG CTGCTTTGGGTTATGGTTTTTACAAACAAGATCTCCCAGCTGAGACAGAGAAAGCCAAGAACGTGGTGTTTGTTGACATAGGTTACTGCTCCTTACAGGTGGCCATTGTGGCATTTCACAAGACAAAGCTTAAG GTTTTGGCAACAAATTTCGACCCCTGTCTAGGAGGaagaaactttgacaaaattctTGCAGACTATTTTCAACAAGACTTGAAAGAACGTTATAAGGTTGATGCAGGAAAGAATATGAAAGCTAGATTGAGATTAGAAACCGAGTGTGAAAGATTGAAAAAGTTAATGAGTGCTATCACACAATCCATTCCAATTAGCATAGACTGTTTCATGGAGGAGAAGAATGTGACAGTTACATTGGATAG aACCCAATTTGATGAGTTATCAGCTGGTTTATTACAGAGAATAGAAACAGTTTTCCAGACATTACTTGAAAATAGTA AAATGTCAACATCAGATCTGGCTGCAGTTGAAATTGTAGGAGGATCATCAAGAGTTCCATCAATTAAAAGTCTAGTACAGAAAGTTTTTGGCATCGTGCCAAGCACGACACTGAATGCTGACGAGGCTGTGGCCCGTGGATGTTCTTTACAGAATGCCATATTAAATCCCGCATTCAGAGTGCGAGATTTCTCCATAAATGATGCACAGCCTTATTCTATTACTCTGAGCTGGCAGCCAACAACGGAAGAAGATAG TGCAATGGAGTTGTATCCAAAGAACCATATGATTCCTATGTCCAAAGTACTGACATTCTACAGAACAGAACCATTTCAATTGATGGCCAAATACACACACAAAAATGATGTCCCAATACCAGATACAAATATAG GTAAATTCCAAGTTAGTAAGATAGAAAAACCCAAAAATGAAGACAGTGCCAAAGTGAAAGTTAAAGTAAGAGTCAATCAAAATGGAATCTTCACTGTAAATTCTGCTACACTGTCAGAGACAATAGAACAAGAGGAACAGGACGCTAAA TCtgaagagaaaaagaaaaagaaagtatTGAAAATAGATCTACCAATTGAAGCCTGGGTCCCTGAAATGTCAAAAAAAGAGATTAATGAACTAATCAAAAAAGAG